AACTCTAACTTGTTTCAGAGCAGCAGATGCCCAGTTGCTGAGTCATGCTGTGGCACTACATTGCTGATTGGTTCCTTGAGGTGGAAGGGATTTCCATTGGATGGCAGAAGCTACCCATCACACCCACACCATGCTCCAGACAGTATTAAAACCAGCTGTGAGGAAAACACTTTCCAGGTCTTCTCTGGGGTGGGTTGTTTCAGCAGTGTGTGTGGATAGAGCTTGGTGAGTGCTCACTATCCTTTCTTCTGTGAAGTGCTGTAATGGAGTCTCAGGTGCGCCAGAACTTCCACCGGGAGTGTGAGGCTGCTATCAACTGTGTTGTGAATTTGGAGCTGCGTGCTAGCTATGTCTTCATGTCTATGGTGAGTCAGAGGTGTTCTTAGGATCTTATTTTCTGTTTTCTACTTCAGCTATTACTCTAAATATTACAACAAACTCCTGTAAAACTTTTTTTGAGGTAGCTAAGGCTTCTTTGTAATAGGAAGAATTATAAATGCTTACTCAAAGATTGTAGTAGCTCATCTGGGTAAATGCTTTTGCAGAGATGGAGTTGTACAAGAGCATTAAGGAACTGTGAGACTGCTTCAGAGGTGGGATTAAAACTCTGTTAACCCTGTAGTACTGCTATTGGATTACACCTATATGTGGCATTTAAGGCCTGTATGGACTGAGTTCTGCACTAGCAAAGATCTTTGACACACCCAGCCAGGCATTGAGATATTAATCTTGTACTTCTTCCCAGTCTTGCTACTTTGAGCGTGATGATGTGGCCCTGAGGCACATGGCCCAGTTCCTGATGGAGCAGTCCCATGAGCACAAGGAGCATGCAGAGAAGTTTCTGCAATACCAGAACAAGCGAGGGGGACGCAGTGTCCTGCAGGACATAGAggtgaggggatggggaacaCAGTCATTTCAGTGTAGCATCTGATCCATAAGATGCTCTGGGGAGGGACTACTGGAATCAAAGCTGATGTATTGTAAGGAAAGGGTTCAAATTCTGCTTGGCATCATACATTTCTACTTTCTGTAACAACTTCCCATAGATGGACACACACTATCAAGTCAGCTAGGTGATGGGCTCTACCTGCTTACTATGAACAGCGGACTAGGATGCATGTGAACCCTTTTCTATCTAAACATAGGCATGAGCGGCATAGTGAGGGAATAAGCTTGGAGAGCTGTTGCTTAGTACTAACCTGTCCTGGTGGGCTAGATCAATTAGCTGTAATGTCTTGAAATCCCATAAAATGTGTCTCTTCCAGAATTGCAGTATTGGTGTTGGTAGAGACTTCTAGTAGTAAAGGGAATAATGACCTACATTGCAAAGGGGCTGCTGACCAATTGGCCATAACCATATTGGAGAATAGAGGTGAAGAGCAGCAGGACAAATTCCCCACTGGGGCCTAGACATTAACAGAGCTAGAGCAGGTATGGGTTGTGACTAACCTTCTTGGTGGCTATTTCACAGAAGCCAGAGCGGGATGAGTGGGGAAACAGCCTGGAGGTCTTGCAGCATGCTCTGCAGCTGGAGAAGACCTTGAACCAGGCCCTGCTGGACCTGCATAAAGTGGCTACAGAGCAGAATGATCCTCATGTGAGTATAAGTTGGCAGGAAGAATGGAGGTTGTAGTCAGCAAAGTTCAGAATGGGAGTTAATGGAAACTCAGACTTAAAATTCCTGTTTTGGAAAAAACAGGGTGTTGGTAAAGggacactccccccgcccccttatcTTTTCAGCTTCTGAACCactttatttcaaacattttgtCTTCTCTTCCTTTCTGGCCACACAGTGTGACAAATGAAGTGTTTAAGTTCCTCAGTTTTCTTCCTTCACTTTCCACGCCAACTTCTAAAATGGCTTCCGTCTTTACAGAAGccatttttcctctctccttGGAGACCATAGAGGGGCACTAATTGGGGTGGGAATTAATATGGGGTTATACCTGTagcagatgggggcaggggagggctaaAGCCACCCTTTCAAAGTGAGGGCCTAGTTCATGCACCTCTATTTAGCAGTGTTTTCCTCCCTGCTTTACATCAGAGTTCTGAAAGAAGCCCCTTCTGAATTCAGCAGCCAAATATCAATGGCCATAATTCTCATGGATAGGCTCTAGCTACTGTAAATGTTCTCTCACGGTCCCAGTTGTGCCTCATTAGAGTGAAAGGGGCCCAAGGAATTCCTGGACCTAGCAGAACAGGTATAACTGAAGGGGAACCCTCCTGAAAACAAATGGCTAGCTAAATGGAGAGCCCTAAACTGAGGGGGCAACATGTAAAATTAAATGCAGTAGAAAACCAGCAGAAAGGTGAATGTAGAGAACTAAAATGAGAGGTAGCAAAACATCTATTTAGAAATAGAGTAATGTCTGTCCCCATGTCCTTTACAGTGATCTTAACCTACTGCTGTGCAATAAATGAGTGGCATCCACTCTGGGATATCTCTTGCCTACACTGTACAGAATGTTCCTGGTTGAATTCAAAGACTATCACCAGGATGAAATCCTCTCTAATACTTCTCCATTGTATGCATTGTTTAATGATGACTTGGGGTGGATGTAGGGGATCTGATTCCATGTAAACTGCCATTGAGGTTATACTCTTTTATCCTTTAAAATTTAAGGAAGAGCAACCTGTCTTCCTAGTTCCAGGATCTTCCAGTTCACTCATTCTACCTGCTTCTATGTAACATGTACAGTTAGTCTCCCATCTTAACTTACTAACTGTCAAGTAGTCAGCCCTCTCTACTAAGCACATAGGAGCTAGAATAAGTCTTCCTGATTTCTTCTTTCTGCAGCTTTGTGACTTCCTGGAGTCTGACTACTTGGAGGAGCAGGTGAAGGCCATCAAGCAGCTGGGAGACCACCTCACTAACCTGAAGCGCCTAGGAGTACCCCAGAATGGCATGGGAGAGTACCTGTTTGACAAGCTCAccctgggggagagcagctgAAGTCTGCACTGACAGCTGCAATGTCCAATTGAATATATGAGCCTTTCCATTCCCAAATCAAAAGATGTATAGAGTAATTAAGTGCTGACAATAAAACTTCCTCATCTAGAATCTGTGTGGTATGACTTCAGTGTATGCAATGGGATTTTGGACCACTTGGTGATCACTTGTCCTGGAACAAACCAGAAGAAAAGATAGGATTCATCTAGTAGACTGAACTGGCTATTTTGGATGCTAAGACAAGGAATTAGGTAGAGGCAACATACAGTGATTCCCATGGTCTGTGCACCAGGGAGGGGAAGCCTTTCCTCTGCTAGCAACACATTTCAAACCTTCTACCTGAAACTCTACTTCAGAGGGCCCAAATCTAGACTTCTAAAGGCAATAGTGGTCTGCACCTTTGTGTCTAAGGCTCTATCCTTATTCCtgcctctttctctcttctcccttttcccccccctcccccagctcatgTGACAACCTCTCTTCCAAATAACTTCTTAATTATGTTGAGGGAGGGGCTGACAAATTAGTTATCCTCTAACCACTTAGCTCTCCACCCAGAATTAACTACAGGGGACTCTCCTGTCTGTATCTCCGGTTGCTGAGCTATTTCAactctccttctcttcctgcaaCTAGGGCTGGAGTATGTGGAGGCATTTGAACAAAATCAGTAGTGGGTGACCTCAATATGTATTTCCTGCTCTTAAGCATCTTCAAATCCACAAGAAGGAAAAAGGGGATAGTGATTGTTTCTGCACAGGGATAATGGAAAAGGTGACCCAGTGTCTTCTATTATAGTAGAGAAGAAAATTGTGGGGTCCATAAGTGACTTGCATGGTTATCTGACAGGAGAGGGCTACAATACTAGCTTAAGCTACTGCGGCAGGCAAATCATCACCTGATGATGACCGTGGCTAATATGTAGAAACATCACCCATTTGTTCCTGAAAATATCTTAATTCCTCCTCATAAGCTGTCATATGTCTCTCTCCAGCAATTGGCAGATTCTACAATAGGAAAGAGGTGGAGGGGAAATACACATGCCTAGAGGAACATCagtggggttgtggtactgcAGATCAGTCAATGGGATCTGTGCACAACTGCTATCACTCTGGAGCTATGTTAGTTTATAGTGGCTGAGGTTCTGACCCCAAGTAGCTCCTGCAACTTCTTCACACTTGGTAGTGGAAATTTAACCAATTCTTGGCAGAGATTAAACTTCTCTTGTAAAAGCAATCACTGGAGCTGCCCAGGAAAGGGCATTTCAAAAACCCAAAATTCCACACAGGATGGAAaagttctttgctgaatcagaagcacaagcccccctccccaacaacAAACAGCACCATTTCTAGCAAAAGGAATGGGTCCTTTGTCCTTGGACACCAGGGCCTGGGGAAGGAGGAGTATGGGGGTGAGGAGCAGGCTGTGGATCACTGTATCTTCAGTGAATGGTGGAGTTGATGCAGACTAAATGTTTGGTGTCTTGATCAACAGTGACTAGACACTAAAGTGGGATGAGTGGGGGGAACAACCTGGAGGCCCTGTAGTGAACCAAAAGCTGGAGAAGATTCTGAACCAGGCCCAGCTGTACCTGCACAAGCTGGCTATAGAGAAGAATGGCCCCCGTGTGAGTATGGTGATAGGGAAATGCAGGGCAGCTTTGAAGAGAATGGTGGGAGTTAGAGTGCACTCTTATGCTCTGTCTCAGGAAAACTCTCCTGTACAGAAACACGGGCAGGAGAAAGGTCTGGAGATATAGCTCTGCTAAAAAGAACTCCTTCCTCTAGGGATGAGTGAAGGATTTTCTTGTGTAGGAGAGAATGTAAAACAACTTAGGATGTGTTTTCTTGTCTTCTACAGTCCACTGGGGGCTTTCCTGCCCTCTTCTTCTGTAGCTGAGAATCAGTTTGGTCTTGCCTTATGCTATTTTGGCTAAACATCTTCCCTCCAGTTGCTTTGCTGCAGCAGAATCATCTCTGGTGTCTGGAGGGGGAATGGGAGATGAGGAACTAAGATGGTGACATGCTTAGGAATAAGCCCCTTCTACTGCACCTGTGTCAGACTTCTTTGGGTATGCAGACAAGTGGCTTACTATCTCCTTGCCTTGGTGAACAACCTTCAAACTAGAGAATGTTGTTCTCAGCTGTGGTTGTGAGAAGGGATGTTCGCTAACAATACTAGTTAGATCAAACATACAAGTGCCAACATGCAACAGTCTGAGGGTTTTCCTTGGAGGACAGAGGGGCAAAGATCCCATAACTCAACATGACACCATAACCTTACAGTGGTGAGCTATGTGTACTGAAATGCAAAGGTGCTATCCTAGATGGAACAAACCCATCTTCTaatctttcttcccttttctagCTGCAGCTGTGTGACTACCTGGAGAAGCAGGTGAAGGCCATCAAGCAGCTGGGAGCCCACCTCACCAACCTGAAATGCCTGGGAGTGCCCCAGAATGGCATGGGAGAGTACCTGTTTGACAAGCACACCCTAGGGGGAGAGCAGCTGAACAATGCACATGGGAGGCTCTCCTCCAGTATAGTAAAGCTGGATCAATGGCCATCCAAGTGCTGAGAATAAAATGTATTAACCTGTTGAAATCTCTAAGGTGTCTttctttctgggggtgggggatgggaatcACAGGAAGCATGATAGAGAGTGAGGAGGGCTGCTATTGGAAAGGCTTAGGCTAGATATACATCCCATGTGTGCTCTCCTGGGGGAGGGCCTGGCAGTTGTATTGCCCCTAATGTAATTTCTTTCTGGG
Above is a genomic segment from Chrysemys picta bellii isolate R12L10 chromosome 14, ASM1138683v2, whole genome shotgun sequence containing:
- the LOC101939527 gene encoding ferritin heavy chain A-like, which encodes MESQVRQNFHRECEAAINCVVNLELRASYVFMSMSCYFERDDVALRHMAQFLMEQSHEHKEHAEKFLQYQNKRGGRSVLQDIEKPERDEWGNSLEVLQHALQLEKTLNQALLDLHKVATEQNDPHLCDFLESDYLEEQVKAIKQLGDHLTNLKRLGVPQNGMGEYLFDKLTLGESS